A genome region from Hevea brasiliensis isolate MT/VB/25A 57/8 chromosome 9, ASM3005281v1, whole genome shotgun sequence includes the following:
- the LOC110635053 gene encoding senescence-specific cysteine protease SAG12-like — translation MAYTAQYRGISLALIFIFGALASQAIARTLQYASMYDRHEEWMTRYGRVYKDANEKEMRYQIFKENVERIESFNKDAGKPYKLGINKFADLTNEEFKTTRNRFKGHMCSAQVGPFRYENVSAVPSSMDWRKKGAVTAIKDQGQCGSCWAFSAVAAVEGITQLASGKLISLSEQELVDCDTKGEDQGCQGGLMDDAFKFIEQNQGLTTEANYPYEGSDGTCNTKKEANHAAKITGYEDVPANNEAALMKAVAKQPVAVAIDAGGFEFQFYSSGIFTGSCGTELDHGVAAVGYGESNGMNYWLVKNSWGTQWGEEGYIRMQKDVDAKEGLCGIAMQASYPTA, via the exons ATGGCATACACAGCCCAATATCGAGGTATCTCTTTGGCATTGATATTCATTTTTGGAGCTTTGGCTTCTCAAGCCATAGCTCGTACTCTCCAATATGCATCAATGTACGACAGGCATGAGGAATGGATGACTCGTTATGGACGTGTATACAAGGATGCTAATGAGAAGGAGATGCGTTACCAAATATTCAAGGAAAATGTAGAGCGCATAGAATCCTTCAACAAAGATGCAGGCAAACCATACAAGCTAGGCATCAATAAGTTTGCAGATCTTACTAATGAAGAATTCAAAACCACAAGAAATAGATTCAAGGGGCATATGTGTTCTGCACAAGTAGGTCCTTTCAGATATGAAAATGTTTCTGCAGTCCCATCTTCCATGGACTGGAGAAAGAAAGGAGCAGTTACAGCCATTAAGGACCAAGGCCAATGTG GATCCTGCTGGGCATTTTCTGCTGTGGCAGCTGTGGAAGGAATTACTCAGCTAGCAAGTGGAAAATTGATCTCACTTTCTGAGCAAGAACTGGTTGATTGTGACACTAAGGGAGAGGATCAAGGCTGTCAGGGTGGCCTAATGGATGATGCCTTTAAATTCATTGAACAAAATCAAGGCCTGACGACTGAGGCTAACTATCCTTATGAGGGATCTGATGGAACATGCAACACCAAGAAGGAAGCCAACCATGCAGCCAAGATAACAGGTTACGAAGATGTTCCAGCCAACAATGAGGCAGCATTAATGAAAGCTGTTGCAAAGCAACCCGTTGCTGTTGCCATCGATGCTGGTGGATTTGAGTTTCAGTTCTATTCAAGTGGCATTTTTACAGGATCTTGTGGCACTGAACTAGATCATGGTGTTGCTGCTGTTGGGTATGGAGAGAGCAATGGAATGAATTATTGGCTTGTGAAAAACTCATGGGGCACACAATGGGGCGAGGAAGGGTACATAAGGATGCAGAAAGATGTTGATGCAAAGGAAGGGCTTTGTGGCATTGCAATGCAAGCATCTTATCCTACTGCATGA
- the LOC110635052 gene encoding senescence-specific cysteine protease SAG39-like: MAYTAQHRGISLALIFILGALASQAIARTLQDASMYDRHEEWMTRYGRVYKDANEKEMRYQIFKENVERIESFNKDAGKPYKLGINKFADLTNEEFKTTRNRFKGHMCSAQVGPFRYENLSAVPSSMDWRKKGAVTAIKDQGQCGSCWAFSAVAAVEGITQLASGKLISLSEQELVDCDTKGEDQGCQGGLMDDAFKFIEQNQGLTTEANYPYEGSDGTCNTKKEANHAAKITGYEDVPANNEAALMRAAAKQPVAVAIDAGGFEFQFYSSGIFTGSCGTELDHGVAAVGYGESNGMNYWLVKNSWGTQWGEEGYIRMQKDVDAKEGLCGIAMQASYPTA, from the exons ATGGCATACACGGCCCAACATCGAGGTATCTCTTTGGCATTGATATTCATTTTGGGAGCTTTGGCTTCTCAAGCCATAGCTCGTACTCTCCAAGATGCATCAATGTACGACAGGCATGAGGAATGGATGACTCGTTATGGACGTGTATACAAGGATGCTAATGAGAAGGAGATGCGTTACCAAATATTCAAGGAAAATGTAGAGCGCATAGAATCCTTTAACAAAGATGCAGGCAAACCATACAAGCTAGGCATCAATAAGTTTGCAGATCTTACTAACGAAGAATTCAAAACCACAAGAAATAGATTCAAGGGGCATATGTGTTCTGCACAAGTAGGTCCTTTCAGATATGAAAATCTTTCTGCAGTACCATCTTCCATGGACTGGAGAAAGAAAGGAGCAGTTACAGCCATTAAGGACCAAGGCCAATGTG GATCCTGCTGGGCATTTTCTGCTGTGGCAGCTGTGGAAGGAATTACTCAGCTAGCAAGTGGAAAATTGATCTCACTTTCTGAGCAAGAACTGGTTGATTGTGACACTAAGGGAGAGGATCAAGGCTGTCAAGGTGGCCTAATGGATGATGCCTTTAAATTCATTGAACAAAATCAAGGTCTAACGACTGAGGCTAACTATCCTTATGAGGGATCTGACGGAACATGCAACACCAAGAAGGAAGCCAACCATGCAGCCAAGATAACAGGTTACGAAGATGTTCCAGCCAACAATGAGGCAGCATTAATGAGAGCTGCTGCAAAGCAACCAGTTGCTGTTGCCATCGATGCTGGTGGATTCGAGTTTCAGTTCTATTCAAGTGGCATTTTTACAGGATCTTGTGGCACTGAACTAGATCATGGCGTTGCTGCTGTTGGGTATGGAGAGAGCAATGGAATGAATTATTGGCTTGTGAAAAACTCATGGGGCACACAATGGGGCGAGGAAGGGTACATAAGGATGCAGAAAGATGTTGATGCAAAGGAAGGGCTTTGCGGCATTGCTATGCAAGCATCTTATCCTACCGCATAA